In one Hymenobacter sp. DG25B genomic region, the following are encoded:
- the pyk gene encoding pyruvate kinase encodes MEPRPKFNKTKIVATVGPASNTYEKLGMLIREGVDVFRLNFSHGSYEDHLAVIHNVRRLNKDMRTNVGLLQDLQGPKIRLGDVEGGGVEIKAGDKIKLVCGEKEISTATRLSTIYLGLARDVKAGDMILIDDGKIELRVLATDRDKEVDVEVIYGGLVKPRKGINLPDSEVSAPSMTEKDIEDLKFGLENDVDWIALSFARRADDIRFIKSLIAESGKSTRVIAKIETPEGLRNLDEIIAITDAVMVARGDLGVEVKMEEVPMAQKEIVAKCNKAGKPVIVATQMMESMITAPRPTRAETSDVANAVIDGADAVMLSAETAVGAYPAEVIRSMVATILSVESRMPSLYNHWHTITPESPTFMVDSILSAACHLAKNTGAKAITGMTHRGYTAFQIAKYRPKASIFIFTDNRPLLTALSLIWGVRGFYYDRMVSTDSTVSDIKYVLTTTGHLDAGDVFINTASMPINEKGKTNMVKVSVA; translated from the coding sequence ATGGAACCGCGTCCTAAGTTTAATAAGACCAAGATTGTGGCCACCGTTGGCCCCGCCTCCAATACCTACGAAAAGCTGGGCATGCTCATCCGCGAGGGGGTGGATGTTTTCCGCCTCAATTTCTCGCACGGCAGCTACGAAGACCACCTGGCCGTTATTCATAATGTGCGCCGCCTGAACAAAGACATGCGCACCAACGTGGGTTTGCTGCAGGACTTGCAGGGCCCCAAAATTCGCCTGGGCGATGTAGAAGGCGGCGGCGTGGAAATTAAGGCCGGCGACAAGATTAAACTGGTGTGCGGCGAGAAGGAAATCAGCACGGCCACGCGCCTGAGCACCATTTACCTGGGCCTGGCCCGCGACGTGAAGGCTGGCGACATGATCCTCATTGACGACGGTAAGATTGAGCTGCGCGTGCTGGCCACCGACCGTGACAAGGAAGTGGACGTGGAGGTTATCTACGGCGGTCTGGTGAAGCCCCGCAAAGGCATCAACCTGCCCGACTCCGAAGTATCGGCCCCGTCTATGACGGAGAAGGACATTGAGGACCTGAAATTTGGGCTGGAGAATGATGTAGACTGGATTGCCCTTTCGTTTGCGCGCCGCGCCGATGACATCCGCTTCATCAAGAGCCTGATTGCGGAAAGCGGCAAATCCACCCGCGTGATTGCCAAGATTGAAACCCCCGAAGGCCTGCGCAACCTCGACGAAATCATAGCCATTACTGATGCTGTGATGGTAGCGCGCGGCGACCTGGGCGTGGAGGTGAAGATGGAAGAAGTGCCCATGGCCCAGAAGGAAATTGTGGCTAAGTGCAACAAGGCCGGCAAGCCCGTAATTGTAGCTACCCAGATGATGGAGAGCATGATTACTGCGCCCCGCCCTACCCGCGCCGAAACCAGTGACGTGGCCAACGCCGTGATTGACGGGGCCGATGCCGTGATGCTCTCCGCGGAAACCGCCGTAGGCGCTTACCCGGCGGAAGTAATCCGCTCCATGGTGGCTACTATTCTGAGCGTGGAAAGCCGCATGCCCAGCCTGTACAACCACTGGCATACCATTACCCCGGAGTCGCCCACGTTCATGGTAGACAGCATTCTGTCGGCGGCCTGTCACCTGGCCAAGAACACCGGCGCCAAAGCCATTACCGGCATGACGCACCGCGGCTACACGGCCTTCCAGATTGCCAAGTACCGCCCCAAGGCCAGCATCTTTATCTTCACCGATAATCGCCCCCTGCTCACGGCTCTCAGCCTGATCTGGGGTGTGCGCGGCTTCTACTACGACCGGATGGTGAGCACCGACAGTACCGTTTCGGACATCAAGTACGTGCTGACCACCACGGGCCACCTGGATGCGGGCGACGTGTTCATTAACACTGCTTCCATGCCCATCAATGAGAAGGGCAAAACCAACATGGTAAAAGTGAGCGTAGCGTAA
- a CDS encoding IPExxxVDY family protein, with protein MLTLDVEYDCDFDLFGIVSSSREHTLAWTLNNALRLRLVKQQDLIYDLLSRGRLVISNYLHATETLSLRLLRNRSLDPSILKRPFLAPDIKEYDYLLQVSNGSDEFSGDEFLARLSALPVVQYACQFDPNSLKFKENLLF; from the coding sequence ATGCTTACCCTAGACGTTGAGTACGACTGCGACTTTGATCTTTTTGGCATTGTTTCCTCCAGCCGCGAACATACCCTGGCCTGGACGCTGAACAACGCCCTGCGCCTGCGCCTGGTAAAGCAGCAGGATTTAATCTATGACCTGCTCTCCCGGGGGCGCCTGGTGATCAGCAACTACCTGCACGCCACGGAAACCCTTTCCCTGCGCCTGTTGCGCAACCGCTCCCTGGATCCGTCTATCCTGAAAAGGCCCTTTCTGGCGCCCGATATCAAGGAATACGACTACCTGTTGCAGGTGAGCAATGGCAGCGACGAATTTTCCGGCGACGAATTCCTGGCTCGTTTAAGTGCGCTGCCGGTGGTGCAGTACGCCTGTCAGTTCGACCCCAATTCATTAAAATTCAAAGAAAATCTCCTTTTTTGA